From a single Alkalihalophilus pseudofirmus genomic region:
- a CDS encoding cobalamin B12-binding domain-containing protein, which produces MHKMLESFIEAILQGDQHRAWVIVLKAEQTYKDNIHIYEDLITAAMREIGRSWESNDLTVADEHLATSTIDFIMTYYHSKKSKNYQSSQHKAMFLCPAGEHHDIGITMVSHLFEDFGWSTKLLGPNVPCADAVQFAKQWKPDVIGISITLTYNLAQIENYIKELNQSGLKPVMMIGGRLVTTYQLSSFITEQTLLFDDVEELKRWLRRHSKGAWQGVTSKAYHSSLFSDRSTV; this is translated from the coding sequence ATGCACAAGATGCTAGAGTCCTTTATAGAAGCTATACTTCAGGGCGATCAACATAGGGCATGGGTGATTGTTTTAAAAGCAGAGCAAACATATAAAGATAATATACATATATATGAAGACTTGATCACAGCTGCAATGAGAGAGATCGGACGTAGCTGGGAAAGTAATGATCTTACTGTGGCTGATGAACATTTAGCAACATCTACTATAGATTTTATTATGACTTACTATCACTCTAAGAAATCAAAGAATTATCAATCGTCTCAGCATAAAGCGATGTTTTTATGCCCAGCAGGGGAGCACCATGATATAGGAATAACGATGGTTTCTCACTTGTTTGAAGACTTTGGGTGGTCTACTAAACTTCTTGGTCCAAACGTCCCTTGTGCAGATGCTGTTCAGTTTGCGAAACAGTGGAAGCCAGACGTTATCGGTATTTCCATTACACTCACTTACAATCTAGCACAAATCGAGAATTATATTAAAGAATTAAATCAGTCAGGCTTAAAACCTGTTATGATGATTGGCGGGAGATTGGTAACCACCTATCAATTATCCTCTTTTATCACTGAACAAACGCTTCTATTTGATGATGTAGAAGAATTGAAAAGATGGTTACGTCGTCATTCGAAAGGAGCGTGGCAAGGTGTCACAAGTAAAGCATATCATTCTTCCTTATTTTCAGATCGATCCACAGTATGA
- a CDS encoding STAS domain-containing protein — protein MSQVKHIILPYFQIDPQYEVLAQSDEAINVFGACENVLLLIDEESKNKFKHHVSPAAKRQELEIVVRTKDLPFVLFDCHIKWEEGVGHLIFIKKLEKIQHLEQLVFDHKKRLSTTNFELLDNKEKVEVTIQDIHQLSAPMIRITHYAGLILFFGDMTQTLIEANECKLLTKAYEKEFEVMLIDFSGIGTLSTEGVTALIKMIQQFEVMGLTVTIIGVKPEHAIYFNTNGYQVEASFQSNLHNVIHRYLHQ, from the coding sequence GTGTCACAAGTAAAGCATATCATTCTTCCTTATTTTCAGATCGATCCACAGTATGAAGTATTAGCACAATCCGATGAAGCTATCAATGTATTTGGAGCGTGTGAGAATGTATTATTATTAATCGATGAGGAAAGCAAGAACAAATTTAAGCACCATGTGTCACCAGCTGCAAAGCGTCAAGAACTTGAGATTGTAGTAAGAACAAAGGATCTTCCTTTCGTGTTGTTTGATTGTCATATAAAGTGGGAAGAAGGAGTTGGCCATTTAATTTTCATCAAGAAGCTTGAAAAGATTCAACATCTTGAACAATTAGTTTTTGACCATAAAAAGAGACTATCTACTACAAATTTTGAGCTACTTGATAATAAAGAAAAGGTAGAGGTGACGATTCAAGACATTCATCAGCTCTCAGCACCAATGATAAGGATTACCCACTACGCTGGATTAATTCTGTTTTTTGGCGACATGACTCAAACTTTAATAGAAGCAAATGAATGTAAACTGTTAACAAAGGCTTATGAGAAAGAATTTGAAGTGATGTTAATTGATTTCAGTGGAATAGGTACATTATCTACTGAGGGTGTTACAGCTTTAATTAAGATGATTCAACAATTTGAAGTAATGGGTTTAACAGTTACTATTATTGGGGTGAAACCGGAACACGCGATTTATTTTAATACGAATGGGTATCAGGTAGAGGCCTCTTTTCAAAGTAATCTTCATAATGTCATCCATCGTTATTTACACCAATAA